The Solibacillus sp. FSL R7-0668 genome includes the window TGCTGCGCTCAATGTACCGGATGCATTAAATCAGTTAGTAGAAATTTTTTATAAGTAAGCACCCATTCTCGCTCCTAGTAAACGAGAGGTGTTTTTCTAATTAATGGAACCAAAAAGGATGTTTTGCTGTGACAAAAAAGATACTTAGCTATATAACCATTATACTTTTATTACTGGTTACGATTATTTATGCTGCAACGACAGGTAGTATTAAAATGTCGTTTGTTGATTTTATGATGAATTTTTTTGACGCCAATCATGCAGATATGGCAGCCATCAAAGATTTACGTTTTCCACGTATTATCGTGGCCATTTTTGCGGGTGCGGCATTATCTGTGGCAGGTGTGCTATTGCAGGCCATTATGCGTAACCCATTAGCGGATGCAGGATTTATCGGCATTTCGGCGGGGGCTGCATTTACGAAGTTATTTATTGTAAGCTTTGTGCCTACGTTATTTTTCCTTTCGCCAGTAGCTGCATTTACCGGTGGGGCAATGGCATGCTTCTTTGTATTTTTATTATCGTGGAAATCAGGCTTAAACCCACTGAAGCTAATTTTAGTCGGAATTGCAATCAACGCGATGTTCTCTGGCTTAACGGAAGCAATGATTAGCTTTGGTGCTTCCTCGACAGGAGCTATCTCGTCCAATTTATCTCTAAAAACTTGGGAGGATGTTTCGCTTATTGCAACGTATGGCTCGATTGGATTACTAGTGGCCTTTGCCTTGTTTTCATGGTGCAATGTACTCGTGCTATCTGATAAGACAGCAAAGAGTGTTGGGTTTAATATAACGATTGCTCGCGTAGTCATAGCGGCAGTGGCGGTATTATTAGCAGCCTCATCGGTTGTCGTAGCAGGCGTCATTTCGTTCGTCGGTATTTTAGTGCCACATATTGCACGGCGATTAGTTGGCTATGATCATAAGGTACTCCTTCCTTTTACTGCGTTATTTGGTGCGCTTATTATATTATTAGCAGATACATTAGGA containing:
- a CDS encoding FecCD family ABC transporter permease; translated protein: MTKKILSYITIILLLLVTIIYAATTGSIKMSFVDFMMNFFDANHADMAAIKDLRFPRIIVAIFAGAALSVAGVLLQAIMRNPLADAGFIGISAGAAFTKLFIVSFVPTLFFLSPVAAFTGGAMACFFVFLLSWKSGLNPLKLILVGIAINAMFSGLTEAMISFGASSTGAISSNLSLKTWEDVSLIATYGSIGLLVAFALFSWCNVLVLSDKTAKSVGFNITIARVVIAAVAVLLAASSVVVAGVISFVGILVPHIARRLVGYDHKVLLPFTALFGALIILLADTLGRTLFHPMEIPASTIMAIIGGPFLIFLLRKE